One stretch of Nomascus leucogenys isolate Asia chromosome 7b, Asia_NLE_v1, whole genome shotgun sequence DNA includes these proteins:
- the MAPK8IP2 gene encoding C-Jun-amino-terminal kinase-interacting protein 2 isoform X1 codes for MADRAEMFSLSTFHSLSPPGCRPPQDISLEEFDDEDLSEITDDCGLGLSYDSDHCEKDSLSLGRSEQPHPICSFQDDFQEFEMIDDNEEEDDEDEEEEEEEEEEGDGEGQEGGDPGSEAPAPGPLIPSPSLEEPHKHRPTTLRLTTLGAQDSLNNNGGFDLVRPASWQETALCSPAPEALRAELPGPLPATDAGPGGAQSPVHLGCDCEGNRPAEPPAPGGTSPSSDPGIEADLRSRSSGGRGGRRSSQELSSPGSDSEDAGGARLGRMISSISETELELSSDGGSSSSGRSSHLTNSIEEASSPASEPEPPREPPRRPAFLPVGPDDTNSEYESGSESEADLSEDADSPWLLSNLVSRMISEGSSPIRCPGQCLSPAPRPPGEPVSPAGGAAQDSQDPEAAAEPGGVELVDMETLCAPPPPAPAAPRPGPAQPAPCLFLSNPTRDTITPLWAAPGRAARPGRACSAACSEEEDEEDDEEEEDAEDSAGPPGGRGTGPSAPRDASLVYDAVKYTLVVDEHTQLELVSLRRCAGLGHDSEEDSSGEASEEEAGASLLGGGQVQGDTSPDSPDLTFSKKFLNVFVNSTSRSSSTESFGLFSCLVNGEEREQTHRAVFRFIPRHPDELELDVDDPVLVEAEEDDFWFRGFNMRTGERGVFPAFYAHAVPGPAKDLLGSKRSPCWVERFDVQFLGSVEVPCHQGNGILCAAMQKIATARKLTVHLRPPASCDLEISLRGVKLSLSGGGPEFQRCSHFFQMKNISFCGCHPRNSCYFGFITKHPLLSRFACHVFVSQESMRPVAQSVGRAFLEYYQEHLAYACPTEDIYLE; via the exons GACAGCCTCTCCCTGGGGCGCTCGGAGCAGCCGCACCCCATCTGCTCCTTCCAGGATGacttccaggagtttgagatgatcGATGACAATGAAGAGGAGGACGATGAGgacgaggaagaggaggaggaggaggaggaggagggagatggggaaggcCAGGAGGGAGGAGACCCTGGCTCAGAGGCACCTGCCCCCGGGCCCCTtatcccctccccttccctggagGAGCCCCATAAGCACCGGCCCACCACGCTCCGTCTGACCACACTGGGGGCCCAG GACTCCCTGAACAACAACGGAGGTTTTGACCTGGTGCGTCCGGCCTCCTGGCAGGAGACAGCGCTATGCTCACCCGCCCCGGAGGCCCTCAGAG cAGAGCTCCCGGGCCCCCTCCCTGCCACGGACGCAGGGCCCGGCGGGGCGCAGTCGCCAGTGCACCTGGGTTGCGACTGCGAAGGGAACCGGCCTGCGGAACCTCCGGCGCCAGGGGGGACTTCGCCCTCCTCAGATCCCGGCATCGAGGCTGACCTGAGAAGCCGCTCGAGCGGCGGCCGCGGGGGACGTCGCAGCAGCCAGGAGCTGTCCTCGCCCGGCTCCGACTCGGAGGACGCGGGCGGCGCGCGCCTGGGGCGCATGATCTCGTCCATCTCGGAGACGGAGCTGGAGCTGAGCAGCGAtggaggaagcagcagcagcggcCGCTCCTCGCACCTCACCAACTCCATCGAGGAGGCCTCGTCGCCCGCCTCGGAGCCGGAGCCCCCGCGCGAACCCCCGCGCCGCCCCGCCTTCCTGCCCGTGGGCCCCGACGACACCAACAGCGAGTACGAGTCGGGGTCGGAGTCGGAGGCGGACCTCAGCGAGGACGCGGACTCGCCCTGGCTGCTCAGCAACCTGGTGAGCCGCATGATCTCCGAGGGCTCCTCGCCCATCCGCTGCCCCGGCCAGTGCCTGTCTCCTGCGCCGCGCCCGCCCGGGGAGCCCGTGTCGCCGGCCGGCGGGGCCGCCCAGGACTCCCAGGACCCCGAGGCGGCCGCGGAGCCCGGCGGCGTGGAGCTGGTGGACATGGAGACGCTGtgcgcgccgccgccgcccgcgcccgCCGCGCCTCGACCCGGCCCCGCGCAGCCCGCGCCCTGCCTGTTCCTCAGCAACCCCACGCGTGACACCATCACGCCGCTGTGGGCCGCTCCCGGCCGCGCCGCCCGCCCGGGACGAGCCTGCTCCGCCGCCTGCTCCGAGGAGGAGGACGAAGAGGACGACGAGGAAGAGGAGGATGCCGAGGACAGTGCGGGGCCCCCCGGGGGCAGGGGCACGGGCCCCTCGGCGCCGCGGGACGCCTCGCTGGTGTACGACGCGGTCAAGTACACGCTGGTGGTGGATGAGCACACGCAGCTGGAGCTGGTGAGCCTGCGGCGCTGTGCTGGGCTGGGCCACGACAGCGAAGAGGACAGCAGCGGGGAGGCCAGCGAGGAGGAGGCGGGCGCGTCGCTGCTAGGCGGCGGTCAGGTCCAGGGGGACACCTCGCCGGACAGCCCTGACCTCACTTTCTCCAAGAAGTTCCTCAATGTCTTCGTCAACAGTACATCTCGGTCCTCCA GCACCGAGTCCTTTGGCCTTTTCTCCTGTCTGGTCAACGGCGAGGAGCGAGAGCAGACTCACCGGGCTGTGTTcag GTTCATCCCGCGGCATCCAGACGAGCTGGAGCTGGATGTGGATGACCCTGTGTTGGTGGAGGCCGAGGAGGACGACTTCTGGTTCCGTGGCTTCAACATGCGTACGGGGGAGCGCGGTGTGTTCCCCGCCTTCTACGCCCATGCGGTGCCCGGCCCTGCCAAGGACCTGCTGG GGAGCAAGCGGAGCCCCTGCTGGGTGGAGCGCTTTGATGTGCAGTTCCTGGGCTCTGTGGAGGTGCCCTGCCACCAGGGCAATGGCATCCTGTGTGCAGCCATGCAGAAG ATTGCCACTGCCCGGAAACTGACTGTCCACCTGCGTCCTCCTGCCTCCTGTGACCTCGAGATCTCTCTTCGGGGGGTCAAGCTGAGTCTGAGCGGAGGAGGACCCGAG TTCCAGCGCTGCAGCCATTTCTTCCAGATGAAGAACATCTCCTTCTGTGGCTGCCATCCCCGCAACAGCTG CTATTTCGGCTTCATCACCAAACACCCCCTGCTGAGCCGCTTCGCCTGCCACGTCTTTGTCTCCCAGGAGTCCATGAGGCCGGTGGCGCAGAGTGTGGG CCGCGCCTTCCTGGAGTACTACCAAGAGCACCTGGCATACGCCTGCCCCACCGAGGACATCTACCTGGAGTAG
- the MAPK8IP2 gene encoding C-Jun-amino-terminal kinase-interacting protein 2 isoform X2, protein MADRAEMFSLSTFHSLSPPGCRPPQDISLEEFDDEDLSEITDDCGLGLSYDSDHCEKDSLSLGRSEQPHPICSFQDDFQEFEMIDDNEEEDDEDEEEEEEEEEEGDGEGQEGGDPGSEAPAPGPLIPSPSLEEPHKHRPTTLRLTTLGAQDSLNNNGGFDLVRPASWQETALCSPAPEALRELPGPLPATDAGPGGAQSPVHLGCDCEGNRPAEPPAPGGTSPSSDPGIEADLRSRSSGGRGGRRSSQELSSPGSDSEDAGGARLGRMISSISETELELSSDGGSSSSGRSSHLTNSIEEASSPASEPEPPREPPRRPAFLPVGPDDTNSEYESGSESEADLSEDADSPWLLSNLVSRMISEGSSPIRCPGQCLSPAPRPPGEPVSPAGGAAQDSQDPEAAAEPGGVELVDMETLCAPPPPAPAAPRPGPAQPAPCLFLSNPTRDTITPLWAAPGRAARPGRACSAACSEEEDEEDDEEEEDAEDSAGPPGGRGTGPSAPRDASLVYDAVKYTLVVDEHTQLELVSLRRCAGLGHDSEEDSSGEASEEEAGASLLGGGQVQGDTSPDSPDLTFSKKFLNVFVNSTSRSSSTESFGLFSCLVNGEEREQTHRAVFRFIPRHPDELELDVDDPVLVEAEEDDFWFRGFNMRTGERGVFPAFYAHAVPGPAKDLLGSKRSPCWVERFDVQFLGSVEVPCHQGNGILCAAMQKIATARKLTVHLRPPASCDLEISLRGVKLSLSGGGPEFQRCSHFFQMKNISFCGCHPRNSCYFGFITKHPLLSRFACHVFVSQESMRPVAQSVGRAFLEYYQEHLAYACPTEDIYLE, encoded by the exons GACAGCCTCTCCCTGGGGCGCTCGGAGCAGCCGCACCCCATCTGCTCCTTCCAGGATGacttccaggagtttgagatgatcGATGACAATGAAGAGGAGGACGATGAGgacgaggaagaggaggaggaggaggaggaggagggagatggggaaggcCAGGAGGGAGGAGACCCTGGCTCAGAGGCACCTGCCCCCGGGCCCCTtatcccctccccttccctggagGAGCCCCATAAGCACCGGCCCACCACGCTCCGTCTGACCACACTGGGGGCCCAG GACTCCCTGAACAACAACGGAGGTTTTGACCTGGTGCGTCCGGCCTCCTGGCAGGAGACAGCGCTATGCTCACCCGCCCCGGAGGCCCTCAGAG AGCTCCCGGGCCCCCTCCCTGCCACGGACGCAGGGCCCGGCGGGGCGCAGTCGCCAGTGCACCTGGGTTGCGACTGCGAAGGGAACCGGCCTGCGGAACCTCCGGCGCCAGGGGGGACTTCGCCCTCCTCAGATCCCGGCATCGAGGCTGACCTGAGAAGCCGCTCGAGCGGCGGCCGCGGGGGACGTCGCAGCAGCCAGGAGCTGTCCTCGCCCGGCTCCGACTCGGAGGACGCGGGCGGCGCGCGCCTGGGGCGCATGATCTCGTCCATCTCGGAGACGGAGCTGGAGCTGAGCAGCGAtggaggaagcagcagcagcggcCGCTCCTCGCACCTCACCAACTCCATCGAGGAGGCCTCGTCGCCCGCCTCGGAGCCGGAGCCCCCGCGCGAACCCCCGCGCCGCCCCGCCTTCCTGCCCGTGGGCCCCGACGACACCAACAGCGAGTACGAGTCGGGGTCGGAGTCGGAGGCGGACCTCAGCGAGGACGCGGACTCGCCCTGGCTGCTCAGCAACCTGGTGAGCCGCATGATCTCCGAGGGCTCCTCGCCCATCCGCTGCCCCGGCCAGTGCCTGTCTCCTGCGCCGCGCCCGCCCGGGGAGCCCGTGTCGCCGGCCGGCGGGGCCGCCCAGGACTCCCAGGACCCCGAGGCGGCCGCGGAGCCCGGCGGCGTGGAGCTGGTGGACATGGAGACGCTGtgcgcgccgccgccgcccgcgcccgCCGCGCCTCGACCCGGCCCCGCGCAGCCCGCGCCCTGCCTGTTCCTCAGCAACCCCACGCGTGACACCATCACGCCGCTGTGGGCCGCTCCCGGCCGCGCCGCCCGCCCGGGACGAGCCTGCTCCGCCGCCTGCTCCGAGGAGGAGGACGAAGAGGACGACGAGGAAGAGGAGGATGCCGAGGACAGTGCGGGGCCCCCCGGGGGCAGGGGCACGGGCCCCTCGGCGCCGCGGGACGCCTCGCTGGTGTACGACGCGGTCAAGTACACGCTGGTGGTGGATGAGCACACGCAGCTGGAGCTGGTGAGCCTGCGGCGCTGTGCTGGGCTGGGCCACGACAGCGAAGAGGACAGCAGCGGGGAGGCCAGCGAGGAGGAGGCGGGCGCGTCGCTGCTAGGCGGCGGTCAGGTCCAGGGGGACACCTCGCCGGACAGCCCTGACCTCACTTTCTCCAAGAAGTTCCTCAATGTCTTCGTCAACAGTACATCTCGGTCCTCCA GCACCGAGTCCTTTGGCCTTTTCTCCTGTCTGGTCAACGGCGAGGAGCGAGAGCAGACTCACCGGGCTGTGTTcag GTTCATCCCGCGGCATCCAGACGAGCTGGAGCTGGATGTGGATGACCCTGTGTTGGTGGAGGCCGAGGAGGACGACTTCTGGTTCCGTGGCTTCAACATGCGTACGGGGGAGCGCGGTGTGTTCCCCGCCTTCTACGCCCATGCGGTGCCCGGCCCTGCCAAGGACCTGCTGG GGAGCAAGCGGAGCCCCTGCTGGGTGGAGCGCTTTGATGTGCAGTTCCTGGGCTCTGTGGAGGTGCCCTGCCACCAGGGCAATGGCATCCTGTGTGCAGCCATGCAGAAG ATTGCCACTGCCCGGAAACTGACTGTCCACCTGCGTCCTCCTGCCTCCTGTGACCTCGAGATCTCTCTTCGGGGGGTCAAGCTGAGTCTGAGCGGAGGAGGACCCGAG TTCCAGCGCTGCAGCCATTTCTTCCAGATGAAGAACATCTCCTTCTGTGGCTGCCATCCCCGCAACAGCTG CTATTTCGGCTTCATCACCAAACACCCCCTGCTGAGCCGCTTCGCCTGCCACGTCTTTGTCTCCCAGGAGTCCATGAGGCCGGTGGCGCAGAGTGTGGG CCGCGCCTTCCTGGAGTACTACCAAGAGCACCTGGCATACGCCTGCCCCACCGAGGACATCTACCTGGAGTAG
- the MAPK8IP2 gene encoding C-Jun-amino-terminal kinase-interacting protein 2 isoform X3, whose translation MADRAEMFSLSTFHSLSPPGCRPPQDISLEEFDDEDLSEITDDCGLGLSYDSDHCEKDSLSLGRSEQPHPICSFQDDFQEFEMIDDNEEEDDEDEEEEEEEEEEGDGEGQEGGDPGSEAPAPGPLIPSPSLEEPHKHRPTTLRLTTLGAQDSLNNNGGFDLVRPASWQETALCSPAPEALRDPGIEADLRSRSSGGRGGRRSSQELSSPGSDSEDAGGARLGRMISSISETELELSSDGGSSSSGRSSHLTNSIEEASSPASEPEPPREPPRRPAFLPVGPDDTNSEYESGSESEADLSEDADSPWLLSNLVSRMISEGSSPIRCPGQCLSPAPRPPGEPVSPAGGAAQDSQDPEAAAEPGGVELVDMETLCAPPPPAPAAPRPGPAQPAPCLFLSNPTRDTITPLWAAPGRAARPGRACSAACSEEEDEEDDEEEEDAEDSAGPPGGRGTGPSAPRDASLVYDAVKYTLVVDEHTQLELVSLRRCAGLGHDSEEDSSGEASEEEAGASLLGGGQVQGDTSPDSPDLTFSKKFLNVFVNSTSRSSSTESFGLFSCLVNGEEREQTHRAVFRFIPRHPDELELDVDDPVLVEAEEDDFWFRGFNMRTGERGVFPAFYAHAVPGPAKDLLGSKRSPCWVERFDVQFLGSVEVPCHQGNGILCAAMQKIATARKLTVHLRPPASCDLEISLRGVKLSLSGGGPEFQRCSHFFQMKNISFCGCHPRNSCYFGFITKHPLLSRFACHVFVSQESMRPVAQSVGRAFLEYYQEHLAYACPTEDIYLE comes from the exons GACAGCCTCTCCCTGGGGCGCTCGGAGCAGCCGCACCCCATCTGCTCCTTCCAGGATGacttccaggagtttgagatgatcGATGACAATGAAGAGGAGGACGATGAGgacgaggaagaggaggaggaggaggaggaggagggagatggggaaggcCAGGAGGGAGGAGACCCTGGCTCAGAGGCACCTGCCCCCGGGCCCCTtatcccctccccttccctggagGAGCCCCATAAGCACCGGCCCACCACGCTCCGTCTGACCACACTGGGGGCCCAG GACTCCCTGAACAACAACGGAGGTTTTGACCTGGTGCGTCCGGCCTCCTGGCAGGAGACAGCGCTATGCTCACCCGCCCCGGAGGCCCTCAGAG ATCCCGGCATCGAGGCTGACCTGAGAAGCCGCTCGAGCGGCGGCCGCGGGGGACGTCGCAGCAGCCAGGAGCTGTCCTCGCCCGGCTCCGACTCGGAGGACGCGGGCGGCGCGCGCCTGGGGCGCATGATCTCGTCCATCTCGGAGACGGAGCTGGAGCTGAGCAGCGAtggaggaagcagcagcagcggcCGCTCCTCGCACCTCACCAACTCCATCGAGGAGGCCTCGTCGCCCGCCTCGGAGCCGGAGCCCCCGCGCGAACCCCCGCGCCGCCCCGCCTTCCTGCCCGTGGGCCCCGACGACACCAACAGCGAGTACGAGTCGGGGTCGGAGTCGGAGGCGGACCTCAGCGAGGACGCGGACTCGCCCTGGCTGCTCAGCAACCTGGTGAGCCGCATGATCTCCGAGGGCTCCTCGCCCATCCGCTGCCCCGGCCAGTGCCTGTCTCCTGCGCCGCGCCCGCCCGGGGAGCCCGTGTCGCCGGCCGGCGGGGCCGCCCAGGACTCCCAGGACCCCGAGGCGGCCGCGGAGCCCGGCGGCGTGGAGCTGGTGGACATGGAGACGCTGtgcgcgccgccgccgcccgcgcccgCCGCGCCTCGACCCGGCCCCGCGCAGCCCGCGCCCTGCCTGTTCCTCAGCAACCCCACGCGTGACACCATCACGCCGCTGTGGGCCGCTCCCGGCCGCGCCGCCCGCCCGGGACGAGCCTGCTCCGCCGCCTGCTCCGAGGAGGAGGACGAAGAGGACGACGAGGAAGAGGAGGATGCCGAGGACAGTGCGGGGCCCCCCGGGGGCAGGGGCACGGGCCCCTCGGCGCCGCGGGACGCCTCGCTGGTGTACGACGCGGTCAAGTACACGCTGGTGGTGGATGAGCACACGCAGCTGGAGCTGGTGAGCCTGCGGCGCTGTGCTGGGCTGGGCCACGACAGCGAAGAGGACAGCAGCGGGGAGGCCAGCGAGGAGGAGGCGGGCGCGTCGCTGCTAGGCGGCGGTCAGGTCCAGGGGGACACCTCGCCGGACAGCCCTGACCTCACTTTCTCCAAGAAGTTCCTCAATGTCTTCGTCAACAGTACATCTCGGTCCTCCA GCACCGAGTCCTTTGGCCTTTTCTCCTGTCTGGTCAACGGCGAGGAGCGAGAGCAGACTCACCGGGCTGTGTTcag GTTCATCCCGCGGCATCCAGACGAGCTGGAGCTGGATGTGGATGACCCTGTGTTGGTGGAGGCCGAGGAGGACGACTTCTGGTTCCGTGGCTTCAACATGCGTACGGGGGAGCGCGGTGTGTTCCCCGCCTTCTACGCCCATGCGGTGCCCGGCCCTGCCAAGGACCTGCTGG GGAGCAAGCGGAGCCCCTGCTGGGTGGAGCGCTTTGATGTGCAGTTCCTGGGCTCTGTGGAGGTGCCCTGCCACCAGGGCAATGGCATCCTGTGTGCAGCCATGCAGAAG ATTGCCACTGCCCGGAAACTGACTGTCCACCTGCGTCCTCCTGCCTCCTGTGACCTCGAGATCTCTCTTCGGGGGGTCAAGCTGAGTCTGAGCGGAGGAGGACCCGAG TTCCAGCGCTGCAGCCATTTCTTCCAGATGAAGAACATCTCCTTCTGTGGCTGCCATCCCCGCAACAGCTG CTATTTCGGCTTCATCACCAAACACCCCCTGCTGAGCCGCTTCGCCTGCCACGTCTTTGTCTCCCAGGAGTCCATGAGGCCGGTGGCGCAGAGTGTGGG CCGCGCCTTCCTGGAGTACTACCAAGAGCACCTGGCATACGCCTGCCCCACCGAGGACATCTACCTGGAGTAG